The Alligator mississippiensis isolate rAllMis1 chromosome 3, rAllMis1, whole genome shotgun sequence DNA window AGGGGCAGGCAACATGGCCTGAGGGCAACCAGGGCTAGGTCACAACCCTCGCTTGCTCTCCTGCCCATCACCAGGACCCAGGGGTCTGCAGAAGGAGACATCCCTGCACGGCTGGCAGTGGTGCCAGGGCTGTGTTTTTGCTGCCTGGATTCACGGTGCATCCAGTCATTCAAATCCCGCAGTCAGGCTCCACGCCACCCATAGCTGCCACATCGCACAGGGCAGGCgggtccttccttccctcctcacgGCTGCTGCTGGCAAGACCTCGCAGGGTGCAAGGAGCTGGACTCCTGCAGGACGGGGTGCAGCCAGGATCCAGCCTCAGCCTgacccctcccctaccccctgcaaGCGCTGCAGCCTCCCACCGTCAGGGGGCGCTGCTCACAGAGAGGCTGAGCGGGGTAGTCCTCCCACGCATGCGCAATCCCTCCAAGCTGAACTGGGTGCCACTCCCCCCACGCATGCGCACTCCTCCGCACCCAAGGACCAGGCCCCTGCGtcatgggcggggggggagggggggctgcaagGAGACACCGCGCGGGGCGGGAGGCGCCCTCACCGGTGGATGCACCAGGACTCGAGGTGGCGCTGCGCGCGCTTGTAGAGACGCAGCACCTTCTGTCGGTGTGTCAGGTACCCCGCCATCTTGGGCCGGCGACGCTCCGCCCTCCGCGCCTCTTGGCCCGGGGCGCGGGGGGTGCCGGGAAGGGGGCGGAATCCTCCGCCCTCGGCGCACGCGCGATAGCCGCCCGTCGCCGCCGCAGACATGAGCCGCTGCAAGTTCGtcggtgaggggggaggggcgcgcgggcggggccgggcatggggtggggagtggggggcggcTGCCCGCCACGGGGCACGACCTGCAGCGTGTGTACGTGTACAGGTGTGGATGAGGTGTGCATGGGGACACGTGTGTActttgtgtacgtgtgtgtaccTGCACGTATAGATGTGTGTAtggtgcacacacgtgtgtgtatataaaccTGCATATATAGATCTGTGTGTATAGGTACCTGCATGTAcggatgtgtgtctgtgtgtgtatggtgtacatgcgtgtgtgtatagGTACCTGCAGGTATAGGTGTGTGTATGCTGCACGCGTGTGTGTACACCGGTATACATATATACCTGCACGtttagatgtgtgtgtatggtgcacatgtgtgtgtgtacctgtaagggggtatgcgtgtgtgtataggtgtgcacacacacgtgtgtacaggcagtccttggacttacgacacaactggttcctgaaaattgTGTCTTAATTTGAAACCTCGttaatttggaactgattttcccatcgCAGCAGTGTTAtcaatgggggattggttcctgaaccaaggcccgataccctattttcaccaaaaataacccagaattttgtactcagtcaattatagatgaggaatatagctacattaatgtatttatattgtaaatagcaatcaaatAGCTTCCCACCAAGGCTGCTTGCAGTGTAGCTGCAGCCAACCAGGTACTGCTGGGCTCCTtgcctgcagcagcttctcctccctctgctgcctgactctGGGCAGAGGAatagggggaaagaggggagaagaGCTAAGctacagctgggtggctcctgtccCACTATGGAGGACTCCAGCTCCAGACTGCCttccacccacaggtggctgctcaatgcaccaggcagccagaagcaggagctggATTCCCCATTGTTTCATACATGCAGCACCTACACAACTTAGTCTGAAGTTAAACTGTTCTATGATCCATCCAAGGCACTATTAATACTTCATAAGCAGGAGTGCTTAGAGATGCACGTCACACCCCACCTTAATGCACACCCGGCTGCAGAACAGTCATTTAAGAtgtgtaatataaatatattcacaCCAACCTTGTCACTTGTAACCCACAGGCACCTTGGACTTAAGAGTTAAGATAGCACATCACCAAGTCCCACCAAAGTATActtgtgttttttattttgttaagccTTACTGCTGATTACATACAGTAATACATGCAAACTGGTATTTATTGGATTTGTGGAGAACAAGCCCACTGCCACTAGTTCAGCTGCACACCGGAGGATGCTTTTACTATGGACGCTCACGGGGTCTAGTTACGTAATGCCACCAGAGAGGTGGCAAATACCCTTCTTTGCGGGCTGGGGGCAAGGCTTCATTCTTTGGACCTTCAGGTGGAATTTCTTCTTGTAGCTGCTGAACctatacaaaaaaacaaaaggtcCACACACAGCTTATCAGCATATTTTAAAGATGTAAATCTTTGCTTCTTTCTTATTTTACTTCAGGCTCAAACATAGGTACAGTGAAGATCCTTAAGTCACAAACGGAGCACCAACTTCACAAAATTCCCTCACTCAAGCTGCTTGGCTGAACTACGTAGTGTTGACCTGCAGCTTCTGCTATATGGATCATTTGAATCTCCAATTGTTACTTCAAACCTAGTTGTAacctactgaaaaaaaataatggaatacAAGGTTGCTAAactaaagaataaaaatatcCTGTCTTATGCACTGTAAGATACCACACTACAAGTTATGGGTCCCAAGCCAACCTCTTCCAATGCCTTaaaagaatttttcttttctagAAATTCAGCTGTTGACTACACTGGATTTACTTAAGCTTTGTGACTGTTTTGAGCTGGTATTTCTTGAAAGCTTACCAAATGTACAGGTTACACAAATATCTAAGGGCCTAATTTGCTTAACTCCATAACACAATGTTGATCCTTATTTGTTACTTGTATTGCTTATAAGAAAGTGCATATTGGTTAAATACATAAGAATATTTTAGCTCCATCTATTTTACATTGTGATATTCTGTTTAACTACAACATTTGTGAAACTAAGTCCTGTCAATTTCTAGGCTGCTAGTCCAGGCAAAGGTTTTCAGAGAAAGAAAGTAAGAAGCCTTAGCAAGGTAAAGCAAGGCTCTTTGAGTAggtgtggtatcttttattagatcaactgagtagttggaaaaaagttctttgcaagctttcaggcacaagcaccctacTTCAGGactgggagtctctgctgttgttctgagatctccaaggaatgaaagaagctaaaagtgtgacaggaggtcagtgagaatgtaaataagtggaaattaggaaaacaatgggtaaTAGGGGAGGCAGGGATGAGAGGGAAGTAGTGGGTGAAGGAATGCCAAAGGTAAGCAAGGGAGACTGCTGTAGATGACAAGTCTTAGTGCTGGCAGCAGTTAATATGTTGCCTGCATTCTAGGTGCTACCTCTGGGTTAGCATATAGCATATAGCTTTTCTCCAGTCCTGAGGTTACATacttatagttggtagggtcagaaggcacctgagcagatcatcaagtccgatcccctgccatggcaggaaagagtactggggtcagacaaccccagcgaggtgttcatctagcctccccttaaagaccccagggtaggagccagcaccacttcttttggaagttggttccagatcccagctgccctgacagtgaagtagcacctcctgatgtctagtctgaatctaccctctgccagcttgtgaccattatttctagtcactcctggtagtgctcgggggaacagggactcccccattgcctgctggtcccccctgactagtttgtaaacagccactagatcccccctcaaccttctcttgtggaggctgaacaggttcaggtcccgcagcctctcctcgtagggcctgccctgctgaccccgatcatgcaagtggccctcctctggaccctctccatgttgtccacatccctcctgaagtgcggtgcccagaactggacgcagcactccaactgcagcctgaccagtgtcgcatagagggggaggatcacctccttggacctgctcgagatgcatctgtggatgcatgacaaggtacggttggccttcctgtcggcccatattcattttggcatcaataatgactccaagatccttttctgcctctgcactgatgagaaaggagttccccagcctgtaggtatgctgcaggttcttcccccccaggtgcagcaccttgcacttgtcagtgttgaaacccatcctgttctcatccaccctgtaacctgtctaggtctgactgcagcctattcctcccttctagcatgcccacatccccccacatcttaatgtcatctgtgaatttgaacagggtgctttttacccccttgtccaagttgcttatgaagatgttgaacagtgcgggcccgaggactgagccctgcggaaccccactgcccacatccctcaaggtcgaataagacctgtccaccaccactctctgggtgcggtcttccagccagttagtaactcatttgactgtgtaggtgttgacaccacagtcccctagtttgtttttttttttaaatgagaatggggtgagagacagtgtcaaaggccttcctaaagtccagaaagactatgtccgctgctacacctgcgtctaaggattttgtgacctggtcatagaaggccaccaggctggtctgatgggacctgcctctaatgaatccatgctggttgcccctaagcatagtctcccctgctggcccctcgcagacatgcaccaggataattctctcaaaaatggTGTTTCCCCAGAAGTACTTATCTACTAAATGCTACTCATTAATGCTGAAATTTTATAGGGAAAGGAGGCAAGGTCAGGCCATTTCTCTATTCATCCTACTGAACATAACTTCTAGTGTAGTGGCTGCAACACTTTTAgcccagggctgtctaacttaTGTGTGGTCAGGCGCTGTGCTGTATGGTCCTACCCTCTGCCCCCATGCTATTCCATGCTCCATGCTGTACTGCAagcaatccccactgcttccccagccctgtgggctgtgccctgctacactgccccaggggcaggaagcaaaagctggaGGAGGGGTGAGAACTTAGGGGCTGCAGGTTAACCATGAGGAGTTACTTTCATGCCTAAATTGGGCATTTCTTTTCACTCAGTAAGAGTCTTTAATACATTAAATTTGATTTCTTTAAACTCAGATTGCACACTAAGTGAGCTTTGTTCTGCATTCAAGCAGTACTGACCTCCTTATCCCAGCTTTCCAACTGCAACTTCTTCCACTTTTCTCTTTTGGCAAAGTAATCAGGATACATTGCCTTCTCTGAAGGATGCCAGTATTCCAGGACCCATTCAGGAGCCTGTCCAAAGAGCAAACCAAGCACTAGATGAAAGAAACCATAAAATACAGCAACAGTACATATATCTTGGGCAACAGATGTCATGGGATGGGTAAATGGTCTGTGAAGCGCAGCATTTCATAACAATATATCTAG harbors:
- the LOC132249228 gene encoding NADH dehydrogenase [ubiquinone] 1 beta subcomplex subunit 9-like isoform X2, whose translation is MVKATLLLKAGEEEFWIKQHPQPYIFPDSPGGTSYERYNCYRAPEWVLEYWHPSEKAMYPDYFAKREKWKKLQLESWDKEVQQLQEEIPPEGPKNEALPPARKEGYLPPLWWHYVTRPRERP